From the Chryseobacterium sp. G0201 genome, the window TCCTTTTTCAATATAATGTGCAGCCACTTTTTCAGTTAACGCTACAACATTTGGAGTATTTGTATATTTCGTAAATCTTCTTAAACCAGAAAGCATCATTCTCTGTTCGTCACCTTCTGCAAAAGAAACAATTCCTTCTTTAGCAGCAGCAATGATTTTATCGATAGCTTTGTAAAGGTTTAATTGAGCCATTGCAGCTTCCACAGAATCAGCAGAAAAGTGTTTCTCAGCTCTTAAAATTGCAGATTCTGCCATATAGATCTGGTTAAGAATTTCAGAAGCATTTATTAATAAATGTTGCTGTTTCTCAATATCCATCATGTATTTTTGAAGTGCAGCTCCGGAAACCATTAAGAAAACTTTCTTAAGATTTGCGATGATTGATTTTTCTTCACTCATGAATGCTGAATAATCAGGCACTTCGAAAGATGGAATTCCCATTAATTCTTTGCTTATCGCCATTGCCGGAGAAAGTAAATCTAATTCTCCTTTCATTGCTCTCTTGATCAACATTCCAACCGCAAGAAGTCTGTTGATTTCGTTGGTTCCTTCGTAAATTCTTCCAATTCTTGCATCTCTCCATGCAGCTTCCATTGGCGTATCTTCTGAGAATCCCATTCCACCATAGATTTGGATTCCTTCGTCTGCTGTATTTTGAGTAAGATCAGAAACGAAAACTTTAAGGATAGAAGCTTCTACTGCGAACTCCTCAACACCTTTTAATTCAGCTTGCTGATGATCCATTCCGCCAGAAACCAATTCTTCAATTTTATCTTCAACATTTTTTGCTAAACGATAAGAACCTGCTTCACTCACAAAAACACCAGTTGACATTTCTGCAATTTTCTTTCTGATCGCTCCGAAAGTTGAAATAGAAACTCCAAACTGTTTTCTTTCGTTTGAATATTGAATAGAGTGGTTTAAAATTCTTCTTTGCCCATCAAGGTTTGCAGCAGCTAACTTAATTCTACCAACATTCAATGCGTTCAAAGCGATCTTGAAACCGTTGTTTCTTTCGCCCAACATATTTTCTACAGGAACCTTCATATCATTGAAGAAAACCTGACGCGTAGAAGATGAACGAATACCTAACTTATGTTCTTCCTCTCCGAAAGTCAAACTTTCAGGATTTTCAAGCTCTGAACGATTGATTACAAAACCAGTGATGTTTTTATCGTCATCAATTTTAGCGAACAAAGTGAAAGTATCTGCGAAACCTGCATTGGAAATCCACATTTTTTGTCCGTTGATAATGTAATGTTTTCCATCTTCTGACAATTTTGCTCTTGTTTTTCCTGAGTTGGCATCAGAACCAGCATCCGGCTCTGTCAAACAGTAAGCTCCGAACTTTGTTCCTGTCGCTAAATCCGGAAGATATTTCTTTTTTAATTCTTCACTTCCGTAAAGAAGCGTTGGTAGTGTTCCGATTCCGGTGTGCGCTCCATAAGCTGTTGCTAATGAACCATTTCCTCCTGAAACATAATCACAAGCCAACATTGTGCTCACGAATCCCATTCCAAGACCACCATACTCTTCAGGAACTGTAATTCCTAAAAGTCCCATTTCACCTAATTTGCGCATTGTTTCTTCTGTCAATGCATAATCTTTTTTCTCGAAACGATCGTGGTGCGGAATCACTTCTCTATCTATAAATTCTTTCGCAGAATCACGAAGCATTTTTTGTTCTTCAGAAAGTTCTTCCAAAGAAAATATTTCATTAGCTGGAATTTCTTTAATTAAAAATTCACCGCCTTTTAATGTTTTATTAAGTGTATCACTCATTGTTTTAATTTTTTAGATTTAAAGAATAAAGAGAAAAGAATAAGGACTTACAACTTTAAGTTTTTTTGAAAGCCAGAAATCATTCTCTGTAATTCTGTGATTTTATTTTCTATATTTTCAAGTTTAGGCAAATCAAAATAACTTCTGTTTGCAATTCGTAAAGAGATCCAAGACTTATTTCCAAAAATCGATTGAAATCTTTATTTGAACTTCTGCTTGATCCTTCAGCAATATTTGAAGCAACCGAAACAGAACATCTTCTAAGTTGAGATTTTAATCCAAATTCTTCATTTTTCGGAAAACTATCAGTAAGAATGTAGGTGTCATTAGCTAATTCAATAGCCAACTTCCAAATGTTTAGATTCTTAAAATTATGTTTCACCTCTGTCTTTTCTCTTTATTCTTTGTTCTTTTTTCTATAGCAATTCAAAGATT encodes:
- a CDS encoding acyl-CoA dehydrogenase family protein, translated to MSDTLNKTLKGGEFLIKEIPANEIFSLEELSEEQKMLRDSAKEFIDREVIPHHDRFEKKDYALTEETMRKLGEMGLLGITVPEEYGGLGMGFVSTMLACDYVSGGNGSLATAYGAHTGIGTLPTLLYGSEELKKKYLPDLATGTKFGAYCLTEPDAGSDANSGKTRAKLSEDGKHYIINGQKMWISNAGFADTFTLFAKIDDDKNITGFVINRSELENPESLTFGEEEHKLGIRSSSTRQVFFNDMKVPVENMLGERNNGFKIALNALNVGRIKLAAANLDGQRRILNHSIQYSNERKQFGVSISTFGAIRKKIAEMSTGVFVSEAGSYRLAKNVEDKIEELVSGGMDHQQAELKGVEEFAVEASILKVFVSDLTQNTADEGIQIYGGMGFSEDTPMEAAWRDARIGRIYEGTNEINRLLAVGMLIKRAMKGELDLLSPAMAISKELMGIPSFEVPDYSAFMSEEKSIIANLKKVFLMVSGAALQKYMMDIEKQQHLLINASEILNQIYMAESAILRAEKHFSADSVEAAMAQLNLYKAIDKIIAAAKEGIVSFAEGDEQRMMLSGLRRFTKYTNTPNVVALTEKVAAHYIEKGAY
- a CDS encoding four helix bundle protein; protein product: MAIELANDTYILTDSFPKNEEFGLKSQLRRCSVSVASNIAEGSSRSSNKDFNRFLEISLGSLYELQTEVILICLNLKI